In a genomic window of Candidatus Moranella endobia PCIT:
- the mutM gene encoding bifunctional DNA-formamidopyrimidine glycosylase/DNA-(apurinic or apyrimidinic site) lyase, whose product MPELPEVETCRRGIAPWITGHAILRTEVRNAQLRWPVDKKIIALRDSYVLSVQRRAKYLLLELDQAWIIIHLGMSGCLRVLHQPQQLEKHDHIDLVISNGCIIRYNDPRRFGSWLWCDNLLTSHMLVHLGPEPLSDQFDSRWLYAKSRNKRTPIKQLLMDNKIVVGIGNIYANESLLVAGILPGRSAHSLSAEEVAIVVNSIKQVLMRSIEQGGTTSRDFLQPNGQPGYFIKELQVYGRAREPCKTCGTPIQVTKHNQRSTFFCYECQH is encoded by the coding sequence ATGCCAGAATTGCCGGAAGTTGAAACTTGTCGCCGAGGGATTGCACCTTGGATAACTGGACATGCTATTTTACGAACGGAAGTACGCAATGCGCAACTACGTTGGCCAGTAGACAAAAAAATTATCGCACTACGGGATAGTTATGTGCTTAGCGTACAGCGGCGGGCGAAGTATTTGCTCTTAGAACTTGATCAAGCATGGATTATTATCCATCTTGGTATGTCAGGATGTTTACGGGTTCTGCACCAGCCGCAGCAGCTAGAAAAGCACGATCATATCGATTTAGTCATCAGCAATGGATGTATCATCCGCTATAACGATCCGCGGCGCTTTGGTTCCTGGCTATGGTGCGATAATCTACTCACCAGCCATATGTTGGTCCACCTGGGACCAGAACCACTGAGCGATCAGTTCGATAGCCGATGGCTGTATGCAAAGTCGCGTAATAAACGCACGCCGATTAAGCAGTTACTGATGGATAATAAAATTGTGGTCGGTATCGGCAATATTTATGCGAACGAATCACTATTGGTCGCTGGTATCTTACCAGGCAGATCAGCCCATTCATTAAGTGCAGAAGAAGTTGCAATTGTAGTGAATAGCATTAAACAAGTGTTGATGCGCTCAATTGAGCAGGGTGGTACTACTAGTAGAGATTTTCTACAGCCTAATGGTCAGCCAGGATATTTTATAAAAGAGCTGCAGGTTTACGGCCGGGCTCGCGAACCTTGTAAGACGTGTGGAACACCGATACAGGTAACCAAGCACAACCAAAGGAGCACTTTTTTCTGTTATGAATGTCAGCATTAA
- the rpmB gene encoding 50S ribosomal protein L28: MSRVCQVTGKQPVSGNNRSHAMNATKRRFLPNLHYHRFWMAREKRFIKLRVSTKGMRVIDKKGIELVLANILIRSEKS; the protein is encoded by the coding sequence ATGTCCAGAGTATGCCAAGTTACTGGCAAGCAACCGGTTAGTGGCAACAATCGCTCCCATGCAATGAATGCTACCAAACGCCGTTTTCTGCCGAATCTGCATTATCACCGTTTTTGGATGGCGCGCGAAAAACGTTTTATCAAGCTACGCGTATCTACCAAAGGTATGCGTGTAATCGACAAGAAGGGCATCGAATTAGTTTTAGCAAATATCCTTATTCGCAGTGAGAAGAGTTAA
- the dnaX gene encoding DNA polymerase III subunit gamma/tau translates to MSYHVLARKWRPKKISDVVGQEHVLTVITNSLSLGRLHHAYFLSGTSGVGKTTIARILAKGMNCATSITASPCGQCDNCREIEQGRFVDLIEIDAASRTKVEDTRELLDNVQYAPARGRFKIYLIDEVHMLSRHSFNALLNTLEEPPAHVKFLLATTEPQKVPLTILSRCLQFHLKALDIEQICIQLTKVLQLEQIAAEPRALSLLARAANGSMRDALSLTDQAIAMGQGEIRTEAIRLMLGKLTTEQPLAIIEALLDADGSGMLAQIAQYAARGMNWEGLLIDILSLLHRLAMWQILPNKFNDEEDHGILSRLITVASRLHPEDLQLYYQTLLIGRKELSFAPDPRMGVEMTLLRALAFHPATVEVFTSHPQGETNKFSADTSPGSTSLMVTPSSTTPLAANTDDDQVAVSLCSEPQKIAAGHACHTRIPPTPDDYYIRQNANGFNKAEIAIPENNSIAGVPPAAAQSLTFDHTALPVVGDISSPLAAAATVDKMVMQQPVHTAIDLNNTPDLSLAGDRPLLDTTTQLLHARTALLRSQEKKKVCTHPEQPTCQQAISKLARLAVVGERTPPCQMMIEGEKLMQQQANRPVTYHWRAKQHPNVESAPVTTTQKLRTKLEHEKKQEQALCLEVELLERDSWAAQVHRLVIPKLVQQLALNSWKEELAPGKICLHLRTSHNHLNSVTAQILLRDALSTDIGLPVILTVMEDDELANKTPMEWR, encoded by the coding sequence ATGAGCTATCACGTACTTGCCCGTAAGTGGCGACCAAAAAAAATTTCAGATGTAGTAGGTCAGGAGCATGTTCTGACGGTGATAACAAACAGCCTGTCATTAGGCAGGCTCCATCATGCCTATTTTTTATCTGGCACCAGCGGCGTGGGAAAAACGACTATCGCGCGTATTCTGGCGAAAGGAATGAATTGCGCAACAAGCATTACTGCCTCACCTTGTGGTCAATGCGATAATTGCCGTGAAATTGAGCAGGGACGTTTCGTTGATCTGATAGAAATCGATGCCGCCTCGCGTACCAAAGTTGAAGATACCCGTGAGCTACTAGATAATGTCCAGTACGCACCTGCACGCGGAAGATTTAAAATATACCTCATAGATGAGGTACATATGCTTTCCCGTCACAGCTTTAATGCGCTGTTAAACACACTGGAAGAACCGCCAGCGCATGTAAAATTTTTACTAGCAACAACTGAACCGCAGAAAGTACCGTTAACCATTCTGTCACGATGTTTGCAATTTCACTTAAAAGCGCTAGACATTGAGCAAATATGTATCCAACTGACGAAAGTCTTGCAACTAGAACAGATTGCAGCAGAGCCACGTGCGCTGTCACTTCTAGCCCGCGCAGCTAATGGTAGTATGCGTGACGCACTTAGTCTGACCGATCAAGCTATCGCCATGGGGCAAGGAGAGATACGAACTGAAGCAATCCGCCTCATGCTCGGTAAACTTACCACTGAGCAGCCGCTGGCTATTATAGAGGCGCTGCTAGATGCTGACGGTAGCGGCATGCTAGCGCAAATTGCGCAATACGCAGCTCGCGGGATGAATTGGGAAGGTCTGCTTATTGACATTCTCTCATTGCTTCACCGTTTAGCAATGTGGCAAATATTGCCCAACAAATTTAACGATGAGGAAGATCATGGAATATTATCTCGTTTGATTACAGTGGCTAGTCGCCTTCATCCAGAAGATTTACAACTTTATTACCAAACCCTACTGATAGGGCGTAAAGAGCTATCTTTTGCGCCAGACCCGAGGATGGGGGTTGAAATGACCCTCTTGCGTGCACTAGCATTTCATCCAGCCACAGTGGAAGTATTTACTTCCCACCCTCAGGGTGAAACTAATAAATTTAGCGCTGATACATCCCCAGGTAGCACTTCCTTAATGGTTACACCTAGTAGTACCACCCCCCTAGCTGCCAACACTGATGATGATCAGGTCGCAGTTTCACTGTGCTCAGAACCACAAAAAATAGCAGCGGGGCACGCTTGTCATACTAGGATTCCTCCTACACCTGATGATTATTATATCAGGCAGAATGCTAATGGCTTCAATAAAGCTGAAATAGCTATACCAGAGAATAATTCGATTGCTGGCGTTCCACCGGCAGCAGCACAATCATTAACATTTGATCATACTGCTTTGCCAGTAGTAGGTGATATATCTTCCCCACTAGCAGCAGCAGCTACCGTAGATAAAATGGTCATGCAGCAGCCGGTGCATACTGCCATCGACTTGAATAATACGCCTGATTTGTCACTAGCAGGTGATCGCCCATTGCTGGACACAACTACGCAACTATTACATGCCCGCACCGCCTTACTACGCAGTCAGGAGAAAAAAAAAGTATGCACCCACCCAGAACAACCCACTTGCCAGCAAGCTATCAGCAAACTAGCTCGACTGGCAGTAGTAGGCGAACGCACCCCGCCGTGTCAGATGATGATAGAAGGGGAAAAATTGATGCAACAACAAGCTAACAGACCAGTGACTTACCACTGGCGTGCCAAACAACATCCCAACGTTGAATCAGCTCCAGTGACGACTACGCAAAAATTGCGTACTAAGCTTGAACATGAAAAGAAGCAGGAACAAGCGTTATGTCTGGAAGTAGAATTGCTGGAACGCGATTCCTGGGCGGCACAGGTGCATCGACTGGTAATACCCAAGCTAGTGCAGCAGCTGGCCCTAAATTCCTGGAAAGAAGAGTTGGCACCAGGTAAGATATGTCTACACCTACGAACTTCGCATAACCATCTAAATTCTGTTACAGCGCAAATATTACTGCGTGATGCTTTGAGCACCGATATAGGTTTGCCGGTTATATTAACAGTTATGGAAGATGATGAGCTCGCCAATAAAACACCAATGGAATGGCGGTAA
- the rpmG gene encoding 50S ribosomal protein L33, whose translation MAKGVRENIKLVSSAGSGHFYTTTKNKRNKAEKMELKKFDPVVRQYVLYKEAKIK comes from the coding sequence ATGGCTAAGGGTGTTCGCGAAAATATTAAGCTGGTTTCTTCTGCTGGTAGTGGTCACTTCTATACCACCACAAAGAACAAGCGCAATAAAGCTGAAAAGATGGAATTAAAAAAATTTGATCCTGTTGTGCGCCAGTATGTGCTTTACAAAGAAGCAAAAATCAAATAA
- the adk gene encoding adenylate kinase has protein sequence MRIMLLGAPGAGKGTHAKFIMDKYSIPQISTGNILRTAVDAQSELGKQAKVLMDAGKLINDELMIALVTERIKQNYYRNGFVLEGFPRTMAQAYALKEAGIVMDYVLFFEIPDSIIIERIVGRRVHVPSGRIYHVKFNPPKQEGKDDITGEPLTTRTDDKKYTLHKRLMEYYQQTVPLIDYYHQEADKGKIRYYQLDSTRNVNDISAELTAILEHDN, from the coding sequence ATGCGTATCATGTTACTGGGCGCTCCAGGTGCTGGCAAAGGCACTCATGCAAAATTTATCATGGATAAGTACAGTATTCCGCAAATTTCTACCGGTAATATACTACGTACCGCTGTGGATGCGCAATCAGAACTAGGTAAGCAAGCCAAAGTTCTCATGGATGCAGGTAAACTAATAAACGATGAACTGATGATCGCACTTGTCACAGAACGCATCAAACAAAACTATTATCGTAATGGATTTGTGCTAGAGGGTTTTCCCCGTACCATGGCCCAGGCTTATGCTCTGAAAGAGGCGGGTATAGTAATGGATTATGTACTTTTCTTCGAAATACCTGATTCAATTATTATTGAACGCATCGTTGGTCGCCGTGTGCATGTACCTTCAGGCAGGATTTATCACGTTAAGTTCAACCCACCTAAACAAGAAGGTAAGGATGATATAACCGGCGAACCATTGACAACCCGCACAGATGATAAGAAGTACACGCTTCATAAACGTTTGATGGAATACTATCAACAAACCGTACCCCTAATTGACTATTATCATCAAGAAGCAGATAAGGGTAAGATAAGATATTACCAGCTCGACAGTACCCGCAATGTGAATGATATCAGCGCCGAACTGACCGCTATTCTTGAGCACGATAACTAA
- the dut gene encoding dUTP diphosphatase: protein MMNNIDVKILDRRFGDCFPLPAYATRGSAGLDLRACIDEPLVLAPGETHLLPTGLAIHIADPNLAAVIMPRSGLGHKHGIVLGNMIGLIDSDYQGPLMVSVWNRGQEIFIVEPGDRIAQMVFIPIVQATFNLVNSFINISERNESGFGHSGRQ from the coding sequence ATTATGAACAACATCGACGTTAAGATACTTGATCGACGATTTGGCGATTGTTTTCCGCTTCCTGCTTACGCTACCAGAGGATCTGCTGGTCTTGATTTACGTGCTTGTATCGATGAACCGTTGGTACTAGCACCAGGAGAGACTCACCTTCTGCCGACTGGGCTAGCAATTCACATTGCCGATCCCAATCTGGCAGCAGTGATTATGCCGCGTTCCGGTCTGGGTCATAAGCACGGTATTGTCCTGGGAAATATGATTGGACTGATTGATTCGGACTACCAAGGACCATTAATGGTATCAGTATGGAATCGCGGCCAAGAAATTTTTATCGTTGAACCAGGGGATCGAATAGCACAAATGGTCTTTATACCAATTGTGCAGGCTACATTTAACTTAGTTAACTCCTTCATTAATATCAGCGAACGTAACGAAAGTGGCTTTGGCCACTCTGGTCGACAATAG
- a CDS encoding DNA polymerase III subunit gamma/tau C-terminal domain-containing protein: protein MSSPIKHQWNGGKTIYEDKLMLARGKIMADAHIKMLQRLFDAELDEASIQPV from the coding sequence ATGAGCTCGCCAATAAAACACCAATGGAATGGCGGTAAAACAATTTATGAAGACAAGCTGATGCTGGCAAGGGGAAAAATTATGGCAGATGCGCATATTAAAATGCTGCAGAGATTATTTGACGCCGAATTAGATGAAGCAAGTATACAACCAGTATAA